From the genome of Glycine max cultivar Williams 82 chromosome 2, Glycine_max_v4.0, whole genome shotgun sequence, one region includes:
- the MS4 gene encoding PHD finger protein MALE MEIOCYTE DEATH 1 — protein MSFALIEACKKRKRLPKFFRFNSFGDPGVVPIARSGPFRDNVRVFLQEAGDLEDYTVSGNPLWCILLIHDNSYAMAPLYTIEEHVDHSSHPFCDHCRCVGWSGHFVSKRRYHFIIPMDNGWHKPLDEDSIDNEKHLLHGVIHCNGYGHLLCVNGIEEGSKVLSGREIMDLWDRICTNLRVRKIAVEDVSCKRSMDLRLLHGVAYGHSWFGRWGYRFCRGSFGVTEREYNEAMTTLGSLGLDVIVKDLSKTKTKYKAEIKQIIRCYRDMSETHIISLRDLLRFMLTVKSSRAPVPKITDTYSAAADSTSSALTSRNSTKHTLPNRSNSMKDKSVRYKKFSNAVTSIDSRWPTRRLEFAAQVIVDALKENKAVKPGSGGMTRQDVRDAARIHIGDTGLLDYVLKSLNNVIVGNYVVRRMVNPTTRILEYTIHDLGKGLKAPEVETEVMAHVDQQVEESSWKPGNDVYCDALFLYKNVLLSYPDSEAVDTAVQTILDSRYFVKEWPVRDEIKEQVLTFICRLQPNFVDKKHELKGVACGEIVVVPLHATVGDLKRASEAALRDTYCIAESLIVTDIKELMDVSDEEVLFGLIQSGVELCVRGIAIDLLTPLKYEGGSESDNWKVRCECGAQDDDGERMVACDICEVWQHTRCCGIDDSETVPPLFVCTGCCDSVLVPSSRTESTVFGVDSADSFLISEDSTLLLGYEYGY, from the exons ATGTCTTTCGCTCTCATCGAAGCCTGCAAGAAGCGTAAACGGTTGCCGAAGTTTTTCAGGTTCAACTCGTTCGGCGACCCTGGTGTTGTTCCAATTGCACGTTCGGGTCCCTTCCGCGATAACGTTCGCGTTTTCCTTCAAGAAGCTGGCGATCTCGAAGACTACACTGTCTCCGGGAACCCCCTCTGGTGCATTCTTCTCATCCACGACAACTCGTACGCTATGGCTCCTCTTTACACCATCGAAGAACACGTCGACCACTCTTCGCACCCCTTCTGCGATCACTGCCGCTGCGTAG GTTGGAGTGGACATTTTGTATCAAAGAGAAGGTATCATTTTATAATCCCCATGGACAATGGGTGGCATAAACCCTTAGATGAAGATTCAATAGACAATGAGAAGCATCTGCTGCATGGAGTGATTCATTGCAATGGGTATGGTCATTTGCTTTGTGTCAATGGCATTGAAGAAGGCTCCAAGGTTCTTAGTGGCAGAGAGATCATGGATCTTTGGGATAGGATATGCACAAACCTCCGAGTGAG GAAGATTGCAGTGGAAGATGTTTCTTGTAAGAGGTCTATGGATCTTCGCTTACTTCATGGAGTTGCTTATGGACACTCCTGGTTTGGTAGGTGGGGTTATAGGTTTTGCCGTGGAAGCTTTGGAGTGACAGAGCGAGAATACAATGAAGCAATGACAACGCTTGGTTCCTTGGGGCTTGACGTGATTGTAAAAGATTTGAGCAAGACAAAGACAAAGTACAAGGCAGAAATCAAGCAAATTATTCGGTGCTATAGAGATATGAGTGAGACTCATATTATCTCACTCAGGGATCTTCTAAGGTTTATGCTCACTGTCAAGTCTTCTCGTGCTCCTGTGCCTAAGATAACAGACACTTATTCTGCTGCTGCTGATTCTACTTCTTCAGCATTAACctcaagaaattcaaccaaacaCACACTTCCAAACAGATCAAATTCCATGAAGGATAAATCTGTGAGGTACAAGAAGTTCAGCAATGCAGTGACTAGCATAGATAGCAGGTGGCCCACAAGGAGACTAGAGTTTGCAGCTCAAGTGATTGTGGATGCACTGAAAGAGAACAAGGCTGTGAAACCAGGCTCAGGTGGGATGACAAGGCAAGATGTGAGAGATGCAGCTAGGATACACATTGGTGACACAGGCTTACTCGATTATGTGCTTAAATCACTCAACAATGTGATTGTTGGAAACTATGTTGTTCGTCGCATGGTGAATCCAACAACTAGAATCTTAGAGTACACTATTCATGATCTTGGCAAGGGGTTAAAAGCCCCTGAAGTGGAGACTGAAGTGATGGCTCATGTAGATCAACAAGTAGAAGAGTCATCTTGGAAGCCTGGTAATGATGTATACTGTGATGCATTGTTTTTGTACAAGAATGTGCTATTGAGTTACCCTGATTCAGAAGCAGTGGACACAGCAGTTCAGACAATTCTAGACAGCAGATACTTTGTGAAGGAGTGGCCAGTAAGGGATGAAATAAAGGAGCAGGTATTGACATTCATTTGCCGCTTGCAACCAAATTTTGTGGACAAAAAACATGAGCTGAAAGGTGTAGCATGTGGTGAGATTGTAGTGGTTCCACTGCATGCAACAGTTGGTGACTTGAAGAGAGCTTCAGAGGCTGCTCTGAGGGACACTTACTGCATTGCAGAGAGTCTTATAGTGACAGACATCAAAGAACTCATGGATGTGAGTGATGAGGAAGTATTGTTTGGATTAATCCAGTCTGGTGTGGAACTTTGTGTGAGGGGAATTGCAATTGATTTGTTGACCCCTTTGAAGTATGAGGGTGGATCTGAATCTGACAACTGGAAGGTGAGGTGTGAGTGTGGAGCTCAAGATGATGATGGGGAGAGAATGGTGGCTTGTGACATTTGTGAAGTATGGCAGCACACTCGGTGCTGTGGCATTGATGATTCTGAGACAGTGCCACCACTGTTTGTGTGCACTGGTTGCTGTGACTCAGTACTAGTACCTTCTTCAAGGACTGAATCAACAGTCTTTGGTGTGGATTCTGCCGATTCTTTTCTCATTTCAGAAGACTCTACCCTTTTACTAGGATACGAGTATGGATACTAA
- the LOC102660256 gene encoding uncharacterized protein At3g50808 has translation MEKYIDTSQIQPYKCNKRLVISLNPLPHSGSTTNNEASCNICNRKLTEPDLYRYCSISCKVKAVLSKLDDSVPPFISIQTPPPPPPLPPSQEKQEETPEPQKLRERKRKGIPHRAPFF, from the exons ATGGAAAAATATATTGACACCTCACAAATTCAG CCTTACAAATGCAACAAGAGACTAGTTATTTCTCTGAATCCTCTCCCGCATTCCGGTTCAACAACAAATAATGAGGCATCATGCAATATTTGCAATAGAAAATTGACTGAACCCGATTTATATCGCTATTGCTCTATTTCTTGCAAG GTCAAAGCTGTTTTAAGTAAGCTTGATGATTCAGTTCCTCCTTTCATTTCTATCCagactcctcctcctcctcctcctcttcctccttctCAAGAAAAGCAGGAGGAAACTCCTGAACCCCAAAAGCTacgagaaaggaaaagaaagggaataccccatagagctccctTCTTCTAA
- the LOC100797927 gene encoding potassium channel SKOR isoform X2 translates to MEFGFFRGLPENLFILDIIGQIAFLVDIVLQFFVAYRDSQTYRMVYKRTPIALRYLKSNFIFDLLGCMPWDIIYKACGRKEEVRYLLWIRLYRVRKVEDFFHKLEKDIRVNYIITRIVKLIVVELYCTHTAACIFYYLATTLPESQEGYTWIGSLKLGDFSYSHFREIDLWKRYTTSLYFAIVTMATVGYGDMHAVNMREMIFIMVYVSFDMILGAYLIGNMTALIVKGSKTEKFRDKMTDLMKYMNRNRLGRDIREQIKGHVRLQYESSYTEASVIQDIPISIRAKISQTLYLPYIEKVSLFKGCSSEFINQIVIRLHEEFFLPGEVIMEQGNVVDQLYFVCHGVLEEVGIAEDGTEETVSLLQPNSSFGEISILCNIPQPYTVRVCELGRLLRLDKQSFTNILDIYFYDGRKVLYNLLEGKESFRDKQLESDITFHLGKQEAELALKVNSAAFNGDMYQLKGLIRAGADPNKADYDGRSPLHLAASRGYEDITIFLIQERVDVNIIDNFGNTPLLEAVKNGHDRVASLLVKEGASMKIENAGSFLCTAVARGDSDYLKRLLSNGMDPNLKDYDYRSPLHVAAAEGLYFMAKLLLEAGASVFTRDRWGNTPLDEARMCGNKNLIKLLEDAKSSQLSEFPSQEFTDKMHPKKCTVFPFHPWDPKDNRRHGIVLWIPHSIEELIKSAAEQIEISGGSCILSEDAGKITDVDMIKDGQKLYLVHETH, encoded by the exons ATGGAGTTTGGGTTTTTCCGTGGCTTGCCTGAGAATCTCTTTATACTGGACATCATTGGACAAATAGCTTTTCTTGTAGATATTGTCTTGCAATTCTTTGTTGCTTATAGAGACAGTCAGACCTATCGTATGGTCTACAAGAGAACCCCTATTGCTCTGCG GTATCTGAAATCTAACTTCATATTTGATCTTCTTGGATGTATGCCCTGGGACATCATCTACAAG GCTTGTGGAAGAAAAGAGGAAGTGAGGTACCTTTTGTGGATCAGATTATATAGGGTGCGGAAAGTCGAAGACTTTTTCCACAAGTTGGAGAAGGACATACGTGTCAATTACATTATTACCCGGATTGTGAAACTGATAGTAGTTGAACTCTACTGCACCCATACAGCAGCCTGCATTTTCTACTATTTAGCTACTACACTACCTGAATCCCAAGAAGGGTACACATGGATAGGAAGTTTAAAACTAGGTGACTTTAGTTATTCACATTTCAGAGAAATTGATCTTTGGAAGCGCTATACAACATCTCTGTACTTCGCTATTGTTACAATGGCTACAGttg GCTATGGAGATATGCATGCAGTAAATATGAGGGAGATGATATTCATAATGGTATATGTTTCATTTGATATGATTCTTGGTGCCTATTTGATTGGTAACATGACAGCTTTGATAGTCAAGGGATCAAAGACTGAAAAGTTTAGGGACAAGATGACAGACCTTATGAAATATATGAACAGAAATAGGCTCGGAAGGGATATCCGTGAACAAATAAAAGGTCATGTGCGGTTACAGTATGAGAGTAGCTACACTGAGGCTTCTGTCATTCAGGATATCCCTATTTCTATTCGAGCTAAG ATATCCCAAACATTATATTTGCCGTACATTGAAAAGGTTTCTCTTTTTAAAGGATGCTCTTCAGAATTCATCAATCAGATT GTTATTAGGCTCCATGAGGAGTTCTTTCTTCCAGGGGAAGTTATAATGGAACAAGGAAATGTTGTAGATCAACTATATTTTGTATGTCATGGAGTACTG GAGGAAGTAGGCATAGCTGAAGATGGGACTGAAGAAACTGTTTCACTTCTGCAGCCTAACAGTTCATTCGGAGAAATATCTATTCTTTGCAACATTCCTCAGCCATATACTGTCCGTGTTTGTGAACTGGGTAGACTCCTGCGACTTGATAAACAATCATTTACAAATATCCTAGACATATACTTTTATGATGGAAGGAAAGTGTTATACAACCTTCTAGAG GGAAAAGAGTCTTTTCGAGATAAGCAGTTGGAGTCAGACATCACATTTCATCTTGGAAAGCAAGAAGCTGAGCTTGCTTTGAAGGTCAATAGTGCAGCTTTCAATGGGGATATGTATCAGCTAAAAGGTTTAATTCGAGCAGGAGCTGATCCCAACAAGGCAGATTATGATGGAAGGTCACCTTTG CATCTTGCAGCATCTAGAGGATATGAAGATATCACAATTTTCCTTATTCAAGAACGTGTAGATGTCAATATTATAG ATAACTTCGGGAACACACCCTTACTTGAAGCAGTTAAGAATGGACATGATCGGGTTGCTTCTTTACTTGTTAAAGAAGGGGCCTCTATGAAGATCGAAAATGCTGGTAGTTTTTTGTGTACTGCAGTTGCAAGGGGAGATTCAGATTATCTTAAAAGACTTTTATCCAATGGCATGGATCCTAACTTAAAGGATTATGATTACCGAAGTCCTCTTCACGTTGCTGCAGCTGAAGGTTTATACTTCATGGCAAAGTTGCTATTAGAAGCCGGAGCTAGTGTTTTTACACGAGACAG ATGGGGAAATACCCCGCTTGATGAAGCTCGGATGTGTGGAAATAAGAATCTGATCAAGCTACTGGAAGATGCAAAATCTTCTCAACTGTCAGAATTTCCATCCCAAGAATTTACAG ATAAAATGCATCCAAAGAAGTGCACAGTGTTCCCTTTCCACCCGTGGGATCCGAAAGATAATAGAAGACATGGAATTGTATTATGGATTCCACACTCTATCGAAGAGCTAATCAAATCAGCAGCAGAACAAATAGAAATTTCTGGCGGTTCTTGTATTTTATCAGAAGATGCTGGTAAAATTACTGATGTGGACATGATCAAGGATGGTCAGAAGCTGTATTTAGTCCATGAAACACATTAG
- the LOC100797927 gene encoding potassium channel SKOR isoform X1, translated as MTGKKNVKAMTTAEEEDDQGKHTTSSSFSSSSSPSSSSDEREYEVQDLRDRLKSSQGSMFNLIENQLGLNSTWSKFSRQALLHGIRGFSMDLVKDFVIHPDNRWYRAWTNFILVWAVYSSFFTPMEFGFFRGLPENLFILDIIGQIAFLVDIVLQFFVAYRDSQTYRMVYKRTPIALRYLKSNFIFDLLGCMPWDIIYKACGRKEEVRYLLWIRLYRVRKVEDFFHKLEKDIRVNYIITRIVKLIVVELYCTHTAACIFYYLATTLPESQEGYTWIGSLKLGDFSYSHFREIDLWKRYTTSLYFAIVTMATVGYGDMHAVNMREMIFIMVYVSFDMILGAYLIGNMTALIVKGSKTEKFRDKMTDLMKYMNRNRLGRDIREQIKGHVRLQYESSYTEASVIQDIPISIRAKISQTLYLPYIEKVSLFKGCSSEFINQIVIRLHEEFFLPGEVIMEQGNVVDQLYFVCHGVLEEVGIAEDGTEETVSLLQPNSSFGEISILCNIPQPYTVRVCELGRLLRLDKQSFTNILDIYFYDGRKVLYNLLEGKESFRDKQLESDITFHLGKQEAELALKVNSAAFNGDMYQLKGLIRAGADPNKADYDGRSPLHLAASRGYEDITIFLIQERVDVNIIDNFGNTPLLEAVKNGHDRVASLLVKEGASMKIENAGSFLCTAVARGDSDYLKRLLSNGMDPNLKDYDYRSPLHVAAAEGLYFMAKLLLEAGASVFTRDRWGNTPLDEARMCGNKNLIKLLEDAKSSQLSEFPSQEFTDKMHPKKCTVFPFHPWDPKDNRRHGIVLWIPHSIEELIKSAAEQIEISGGSCILSEDAGKITDVDMIKDGQKLYLVHETH; from the exons ATGACGGGGaagaagaatgtgaaggcgaTGACCACGGCggaagaggaagatgatcaGGGGAAGCACACGACGTCGTCTTCGTTTTCGTCTTCTTCTTCGCCGTCGTCGTCTTCGGACGAGAGAGAGTACGAGGTGCAGGACCTGCGTGACCGGTTGAAATCGTCGCAAGGGAGCATGTTCAATCTGATAGAGAACCAGTTGGGACTCAACTCGACTTGGAGCAAGTTCAGTCGCCAAGCTCTTCTCCATGGAATCCGAGGCTTCTCCATGGACTTAGTTAAAGACTTCGTTATTCATCCTGATAACAg GTGGTATCGGGCATGGACAAATTTCATATTGGTATGGGCAGTGTATTCATCCTTCTTCACCCCAATGGAGTTTGGGTTTTTCCGTGGCTTGCCTGAGAATCTCTTTATACTGGACATCATTGGACAAATAGCTTTTCTTGTAGATATTGTCTTGCAATTCTTTGTTGCTTATAGAGACAGTCAGACCTATCGTATGGTCTACAAGAGAACCCCTATTGCTCTGCG GTATCTGAAATCTAACTTCATATTTGATCTTCTTGGATGTATGCCCTGGGACATCATCTACAAG GCTTGTGGAAGAAAAGAGGAAGTGAGGTACCTTTTGTGGATCAGATTATATAGGGTGCGGAAAGTCGAAGACTTTTTCCACAAGTTGGAGAAGGACATACGTGTCAATTACATTATTACCCGGATTGTGAAACTGATAGTAGTTGAACTCTACTGCACCCATACAGCAGCCTGCATTTTCTACTATTTAGCTACTACACTACCTGAATCCCAAGAAGGGTACACATGGATAGGAAGTTTAAAACTAGGTGACTTTAGTTATTCACATTTCAGAGAAATTGATCTTTGGAAGCGCTATACAACATCTCTGTACTTCGCTATTGTTACAATGGCTACAGttg GCTATGGAGATATGCATGCAGTAAATATGAGGGAGATGATATTCATAATGGTATATGTTTCATTTGATATGATTCTTGGTGCCTATTTGATTGGTAACATGACAGCTTTGATAGTCAAGGGATCAAAGACTGAAAAGTTTAGGGACAAGATGACAGACCTTATGAAATATATGAACAGAAATAGGCTCGGAAGGGATATCCGTGAACAAATAAAAGGTCATGTGCGGTTACAGTATGAGAGTAGCTACACTGAGGCTTCTGTCATTCAGGATATCCCTATTTCTATTCGAGCTAAG ATATCCCAAACATTATATTTGCCGTACATTGAAAAGGTTTCTCTTTTTAAAGGATGCTCTTCAGAATTCATCAATCAGATT GTTATTAGGCTCCATGAGGAGTTCTTTCTTCCAGGGGAAGTTATAATGGAACAAGGAAATGTTGTAGATCAACTATATTTTGTATGTCATGGAGTACTG GAGGAAGTAGGCATAGCTGAAGATGGGACTGAAGAAACTGTTTCACTTCTGCAGCCTAACAGTTCATTCGGAGAAATATCTATTCTTTGCAACATTCCTCAGCCATATACTGTCCGTGTTTGTGAACTGGGTAGACTCCTGCGACTTGATAAACAATCATTTACAAATATCCTAGACATATACTTTTATGATGGAAGGAAAGTGTTATACAACCTTCTAGAG GGAAAAGAGTCTTTTCGAGATAAGCAGTTGGAGTCAGACATCACATTTCATCTTGGAAAGCAAGAAGCTGAGCTTGCTTTGAAGGTCAATAGTGCAGCTTTCAATGGGGATATGTATCAGCTAAAAGGTTTAATTCGAGCAGGAGCTGATCCCAACAAGGCAGATTATGATGGAAGGTCACCTTTG CATCTTGCAGCATCTAGAGGATATGAAGATATCACAATTTTCCTTATTCAAGAACGTGTAGATGTCAATATTATAG ATAACTTCGGGAACACACCCTTACTTGAAGCAGTTAAGAATGGACATGATCGGGTTGCTTCTTTACTTGTTAAAGAAGGGGCCTCTATGAAGATCGAAAATGCTGGTAGTTTTTTGTGTACTGCAGTTGCAAGGGGAGATTCAGATTATCTTAAAAGACTTTTATCCAATGGCATGGATCCTAACTTAAAGGATTATGATTACCGAAGTCCTCTTCACGTTGCTGCAGCTGAAGGTTTATACTTCATGGCAAAGTTGCTATTAGAAGCCGGAGCTAGTGTTTTTACACGAGACAG ATGGGGAAATACCCCGCTTGATGAAGCTCGGATGTGTGGAAATAAGAATCTGATCAAGCTACTGGAAGATGCAAAATCTTCTCAACTGTCAGAATTTCCATCCCAAGAATTTACAG ATAAAATGCATCCAAAGAAGTGCACAGTGTTCCCTTTCCACCCGTGGGATCCGAAAGATAATAGAAGACATGGAATTGTATTATGGATTCCACACTCTATCGAAGAGCTAATCAAATCAGCAGCAGAACAAATAGAAATTTCTGGCGGTTCTTGTATTTTATCAGAAGATGCTGGTAAAATTACTGATGTGGACATGATCAAGGATGGTCAGAAGCTGTATTTAGTCCATGAAACACATTAG